The following are encoded in a window of Cottoperca gobio chromosome 20, fCotGob3.1, whole genome shotgun sequence genomic DNA:
- the ppp1r16a gene encoding protein phosphatase 1 regulatory subunit 16A has translation MAAEHGELLAEMATVGRLSATERLKHAQKRRTQQLKGWAQMEKDSTRGSRAKADKKKARTIKVTFPKAITLLDAAARNDVEEVRELLNNGVSPDLVNEDGLTALHQCCIDDFVEIVQCLLDAGACVNACDSELWTPLHAAATCGHTGLVQLLIQAGADLLAVNADGNMPYDLCEDEATLELLEMVMAEQGITQDRIDACRGAKETAMLADIRALVQNGADLNAQDANGTTLLHIASANGYMSVAELLSEHRAQVEVRDSDGWTPLHAASCWGQIQMVELLVAHGASLNTKSVLEETPLDVCMDEEVRAKLMDLKHKHDAIMKSQDRQKGTLQRRASSTGSRGKVVRRVSVNERSSLYRREHHKEAMVWQERGRQPEPQDDDEDRQTDNELHRHAMVAGGAATSRLEEVEAADRKIVSSLGNGGTSVSLASSVPGELWTGGGLLDRSASYQLSPASGAGSTEGEGVDSMTREKSHQTLADLKRQRAAAKLNKYPAPPPPLPPPLEEEPSAAAAEVATTQAQPELQVTPNAEEVASPSQVYFTPASGDPPLLKLRAPEEDQSNNKEPCCGLM, from the exons ATGGCAGCAGAGCACGGCGAGCTGCTGGCTGAGATGGCCACAGTCGGGCGTCTGAGTGCCACCGAACGCCTGAAGCACGCCCAGAAGCGGCGCACTCAGCAGCTGAAGGGATGGGCACAGATGGAGAAGGATTCAACTCGAGGGTCAAGGGCCAAAGCGGATAAGAAGAAGGCGCGAACCATCAAAGTTACATTCCCCAAGGCCATCACCCTGCTGGATGCAGCTGCACGCAATGATGTGGAGGAGG TGAGAGAACTGCTTAACAATGGTGTCAGCCCAGATCTAGTCAACGAGGACGGACTGACAGCCCTACATCAG TGCTGCATTGATGACTTTGTGGAAATAGTGCAGTGCCTGCTGGATGCTGGTGCCTGTGTGAATGCCTGTGACAGTGAGCTGTGGACTCCACTGCATGCTGCAGCCACCTGCGGACACACTGGATTGGTGCAGCTCCTGATTCAGGC TGGGGCTGACCTGCTGGCTGTCAATGCGGATGGCAACATGCCTTATGACCTCTGTGAGGATGAGGCCACCCttgagctgctggagatggtTATGGCTGAACAGG ggataACTCAGGACCGCATAGATGCATGTCGAGGGGCTAAAGAGACGGCCATGCTGGCTGACATTCGGGCTCTGGTTCAGAACGGAGCCGACTTAAACGCGCAGGACGCTAATGGAACTACACTG CTCCACATAGCGTCTGCTAACGGCTACATGTCTGTGGCGGAGCTGTTGTCTGAACACAGAGCTCAGGTGGAGGTGAGGGACTCAGACGGCTGGACGCCGCTACATGCCGCCTCCTGCTGGGGACAA ATCCAAATGGTGGAACTGTTGGTGGCCCATGGAGCCAGTTTAAACACCAAGTCTGTGCTGGAGGAGACGCCTCTGG ACGTGTGTATGGATGAAGAGGTCAGAGCCAAACTGATGGACCTGAAGCACAAACATGACGCCATCATGAAGAGCCAGGACCGGCAGAAGGGCACACTGCAAAGACGAGCCTCGAGTACTGGCAGCAGAGG CAAAGTGGTACGTCGTGTCAGCGTGAACGAGCGCTCCAGTCTGTACCGGCGGGAGCACCACAAAGAGGCCATGGTGTGGCAGGAGCGCGGCCGACAGCCAGAGCCACAGGACGACGATGAGGACAGACAAACGGACAACGAGCTGCACCGGCATGCCATG GTTGCTGGTGGTGCAGCCACGTCACGTCTAGAGGAGGTGGAGGCTGCAGACAGGAAAATTGTGTCCAGTCTAGGTAATGGAGGGACATCTGTTTCTCTGGCGTCCTCTGTACCTGGAGAGCTGTGGACTGGAGGAGGTCTCTTGGATCGCAGCGCCTCGTACCAGCTCAGCCCTGCATCTGGAGCTGGCTCTACAGAGGGGGAAGGGGTGGACAGTATGACTCGGGAGAAATCGCACCAAACCCTGGCTGACCTGAAACGCCAGCGGGCAGCTGCCAAGCTCAATAAGTACCCAGCACCTCCCCCACCGCTGCCCCCTCCCCTAGAGGAGGAGCCTTCTGCTGCAGCGGCTGAGGTGGCGACCACTCAGGCCCAGCCAGAGCTCCAAGTGACCCCCAATGCAGAGGAGGTCGCCTCCCCGAGCCAGGTGTACTTCACCCCCGCCAGCGGAGACCCTCCGCTGCTGAAACTCAGAGCCCCTGAGGAGGACCAGTCTAACAATAAGGAGCCTTGCTGTGGACTCATGTAG